One Elaeis guineensis isolate ETL-2024a chromosome 10, EG11, whole genome shotgun sequence genomic window carries:
- the LOC105053409 gene encoding LOW QUALITY PROTEIN: uncharacterized protein (The sequence of the model RefSeq protein was modified relative to this genomic sequence to represent the inferred CDS: inserted 1 base in 1 codon): MTPGVGRGISDDRSLERQMGCMAGFLQLFDRHQIHAGKRLYASRRLPSSPVAGSTSPSERSEVSSVSFVKEIQRSPSLEACPSLPESCGPAQSPARLSLPFPLPVSDFKDGQRSSWKLREAPRLSLDSRAVVDARGKLRPREIRTAASGNQSGVSEVADESERQRRSPSVVARLMGLEALPESGGDGGGERGEPKRAELRRSASESRIPRDYRFVDVSSFQKPYPGAAISGTEFFGADFGEFRLRFAKPDTPSRIPLPPLQRKSFFDAQDFFPEPPKRTGSLYGEIERRLRMRGIDEPAKDLETLKQILEALQLKGLLRSNPSEXTINGRRNLIYDDHHHHPKISATNSPVVVWKPTVKPSRRPASERPPIPFRSNPARGVSAVEGAVPLARARRDRAEVERKPIGINDRRTRTPSLPEPSSPARRRALNAEPPTSPQPQRIISGVQSPKASPKRVGPDPLAVRSPRNRRMPYEISPKGMIYSLAEDDTSTTVSESSISSSAQLDFERSRSEEYRAEKSLLERCDKLLHSIAAITGAEQVTGVEQQPSPVSVLDSSFLCDESSPSPVTKRAIDFKDQPLEWEVHASTAGPAIRSNGADGPDAEDHDYVYVSQIVRVSDRLRDPSDVYAVLEKRHQAASPALSKVSRLHRRLVFDTVAEILDRKRHASPWEAFTSARSLPGAAALLVREVWVEVRRIQEQVHPADDFNDVTCGAIHKDLAGDRGWGPRPAPEMSDAVLHIERQIFKDLVAETIRDLAELSSRPPPRPRRKLVF, translated from the exons ATGACGCCCGGCGTTGGTCGGGGGATCTCCGACGACAGGAGCCTTGAGAGGCAGATGGGTTGCATGGCCGGATTCCTCCAGCTCTTCGATCGCCACCAGATCCACGCCGGAAAGCGGCTATACGCCTCCAGGCGCCTCCCCTCCTCTCCG GTCGCCGGATCGACGTCACCATCGGAGAGATCCGAGGTTTCGTCGGTTTCATTCGTTAAGGAGATCCAGCGGTCCCCGTCTCTGGAGGCGTGCCCGTCCTTGCCGGAGAGTTGCGGTCCGGCGCAGTCCCCGGCAAGGCTTTCTCTCCCGTTCCCGCTCCCGGTGTCCGATTTCAAGGACGGGCAGAGGTCCTCCTGGAAGCTTCGAGAAGCCCCGCGGCTCTCTCTCGACAGCCGTGCCGTCGTGGACGCTAGGGGCAAGCTCCGCCCGCGGGAGATCCGGACAGCGGCCTCCGGGAATCAATCCGGTGTCTCGGAGGTGGCGGACGAGAGCGAGAGGCAGCGCCGGTCACCGAGCGTCGTCGCAAGGCTGATGGGGCTCGAAGCGCTCCCGGAATCTGGAGGCGACGGCGGCGGGGAAAGAGGGGAGCCGAAGAGGGCCGAGCTTCGGCGATCCGCATCCGAGTCTCGGATCCCCAGAGACTACCGCTTTGTCGACGTGAGCTCCTTCCAGAAGCCTTATCCGGGTGCCGCAATCTCCGGCACGGAGTTCTTCGGGGCGGATTTCGGCGAGTTCCGGCTCCGATTCGCGAAGCCCGACACGCCATCGAGAATACCACTTCCACCCCTCCAGCGGAAGAGCTTCTTCGATGCCCAGGACTTCTTCCCGGAGCCGCCGAAGCGGACGGGGTCGCTCTACGGCGAGATCGAGCGGCGCCTTCGAATGCGTGGCATCGACGAGCCGGCAAAGGATCTGGAGACTCTGAAGCAGATCCTGGAGGCGCTCCAGCTCAAGGGCCTCCTCCGCTCCAATCCATCCG CCACGATCAACGGGCGCCGCAATCTCATCTACGAcgaccaccaccaccaccccaaGATCTCCGCCACCAACTCGCCAGTCGTCGTCTGGAAGCCTACGGTGAAGCCTTCGCGGCGACCCGCCAGCGAGCGCCCTCCCATTCCGTTCAGGTCCAACCCCGCCCGCGGAGTCTCCGCCGTGGAAGGAGCCGTTCCGCTGGCGAGGGCCAGGCGGGACCGTGCGGAGGTCGAGCGGAAACCGATAGGTATCAACGATAGGAGAACTCGTACCCCGAGTTTGCCAGAACCAAGCTCGCCGGCGAGGCGGAGGGCCTTAAATGCGGAGCCCCCGACGAGCCCCCAGCCCCAGCGGATAATCTCCGGCGTCCAATCCCCCAAAGCCAGCCCGAAGAGGGTCGGGCCGGACCCCCTGGCCGTCCGATCCCCGAGGAATCGGAGAATGCCATATGAGATCTCCCCGAAGGGTATGATCTACTCACTGGCGGAGGACGATACATCCACCACCGTCTCTGAGAGCAGCATCAGTTCCTCCGCTCAATTAGATTTCGAg AGATCGAGATCGGAGGAGTACAGGGCGGAGAAGAGTTTGTTGGAGAGGTGCGACAAGCTGTTGCACAGTATTGCGGCGATCACGGGGGCGGAGCAGGTTACTGGGGTGGAACAGCAGCCGAGCCCGGTGTCGGTTCTGGACTCGTCCTTCCTGTGCGACGAGAGCTCGCCGTCACCCGTCACGAAGCGCGCCATCGACTTCAAAG ATCAACCGTTGGAGTGGGAGGTCCACGCAAGCACAGCAGGGCCGGCTATCAGATCGAATGGCGCGGATGGGCCCGACGCGGAGGACCACGACTACGTGTACGTCTCGCAGATCGTCCGCGTGTCCGATCGCCTTCGTGACCCGTCTGACGTGTACGCCGTCCTCGAGAAGCGCCACCAGGCGGCGTCCCCGGCGCTCTCGAAGGTCTCGCGGCTCCACCGCCGGCTCGTCTTCGACACCGTGGCCGAGATCCTCGACCGCAAGCGCCACGCTTCCCCTTGGGAAGCCTTCACAAGCGCGAGGTCTCTCCCCGGCGCCGCCGCCTTGCTGGTGCGGGAGGTGTGGGTGGAGGTGCGGCGGATACAGGAGCAGGTCCACCCGGCGGACGACTTCAACGACGTGACGTGCGGCGCGATCCACAAGGACCTCGCTGGCGACCGCGGCTGGGGCCCCCGCCCCGCCCCCGAGATGTCCGACGCCGTCCTCCACATCGAACGGCAGATCTTCAAGGATCTCGTCGCCGAGACCATCCGCGACCTCGCCGAGCTCTCCTCGcggccccctccccgcccccgtCGCAAGCTCGTCTTCTAA